A genomic stretch from Pirellulales bacterium includes:
- a CDS encoding PQQ-binding-like beta-propeller repeat protein: MPAVLVIAILLATFCSTASAGEVWPQFRGPNGQGISDAKGLPIEWSETKNVRWKTPIHGRAWSSPVVWHDQIWLTTATNDGKELSALKIDRETGKILLDKVVFHIAQPQFCFDFNSYASSTPVIEEGRIYVHYGSHGTACLDTKTGETIWTRQDLPCNHHRGAGSSPILFGGLLFIHFDGYDLQYVVALDKATGRTVWKRDRDIDYGTSDGDAKKAYATPTIIEVAGRPLLISPAAAGTTAYDPSTGEPVWRIRHGGMNAASPPLFGHGLLYLNTADGGFREFAVPPTGTGDITASVVWKQQQAMPVRCAPLLIDDLLFMVNEAGILSCLDAATGELVWRHRLGGHYSASPVYADGRIYFSSQDGDLPVIAAARHYEPLATNQLDDGCMASPAIAGRSLFIRTKKSLYCIEQGE; encoded by the coding sequence ATGCCCGCCGTTCTCGTGATTGCAATTCTTCTCGCCACTTTTTGTTCCACCGCCTCGGCGGGCGAGGTTTGGCCGCAATTTCGCGGCCCCAATGGGCAAGGAATCTCCGACGCCAAAGGCTTGCCCATCGAATGGAGCGAGACGAAGAACGTCCGCTGGAAGACGCCGATTCACGGTCGCGCCTGGTCGTCGCCCGTCGTCTGGCATGACCAGATTTGGCTGACCACCGCCACCAACGACGGCAAAGAGTTGTCGGCCCTCAAGATCGACCGCGAAACGGGCAAGATTTTGCTCGACAAGGTGGTGTTTCACATCGCCCAGCCGCAGTTCTGCTTCGACTTCAACAGCTACGCCTCGTCGACGCCAGTCATCGAAGAGGGCCGAATCTACGTCCATTACGGCAGCCACGGCACGGCATGCCTCGACACGAAAACCGGCGAAACAATCTGGACGCGTCAAGACCTGCCCTGCAATCACCACCGCGGCGCAGGTTCGTCGCCCATCCTGTTCGGCGGCCTGCTGTTCATCCATTTCGACGGCTACGACCTGCAATATGTGGTAGCGCTCGACAAAGCGACGGGGCGGACCGTTTGGAAGCGCGATCGCGACATCGACTACGGCACGTCCGACGGCGACGCCAAGAAGGCGTACGCCACCCCCACGATCATCGAGGTCGCCGGTCGGCCGCTGTTGATCAGTCCGGCCGCGGCCGGAACCACGGCCTACGACCCTTCGACCGGCGAACCGGTGTGGAGGATACGGCATGGCGGGATGAACGCGGCGTCGCCGCCGCTGTTCGGGCACGGCCTGCTCTACCTCAACACGGCCGACGGCGGCTTTCGCGAATTTGCGGTGCCGCCTACCGGAACCGGAGACATCACCGCGAGCGTCGTTTGGAAGCAGCAACAGGCGATGCCCGTGCGTTGTGCCCCGCTGCTGATCGACGATCTGCTGTTCATGGTCAACGAGGCGGGCATATTAAGCTGCCTCGACGCGGCCACCGGCGAACTCGTCTGGCGGCATCGGCTGGGCGGTCACTACAGCGCCTCGCCCGTTTACGCCGACGGCCGGATCTATTTTTCCAGCCAAGACGGCGATTTGCCGGTGATCGCCGCCGCCCGGCACTACGAGCCGCTGGCCACCAACCAGCTCGACGACGGTTGCATGGCCTCCCCCGCCATCGCCGGCCGGTCGCTTTTTATTCGGACCAAGAAGAGCCTGTATTGCATCGAGCAAGGGGAGTAG